Proteins co-encoded in one Theileria equi strain WA chromosome 3, complete sequence genomic window:
- a CDS encoding dimethyladenosine transferase, putative (encoded by transcript BEWA_008300A): MFFWTLPYRSKVSSVLGRFRGAFHRNCVQSGNICTNTDYSFLYSVKYSKYSLENVVYDIDSTEKKYSTATLSHRRPTSEQFYNQPRSILSFDRNLLVDMATRRPRQLNRVEPYRTCHVGPRKTSVHPAAATAVAKSNNLETRNMSTGGGMTFMKKFGQHMLKNPGILDKIVQAAEIRPSDTVLEIGPGTGNLTVRLVPLARKVIAIDIDSRMVGEVKKRCIQLGYNNLEVLEGDALRMKFPKFDVCTANLPYQISSPFVFKLLSHRPLFRCAVLMFQREFAERLLANTNEEKYGRLAINTRLFCEVTRVCKVAAGSFNPPPKVESMIVKIVPRDQPLVVDFGEWDGLIRVCFSRKRRTLRSLFKNQAVLSILECNYKAWCTINKQIPEDIPFKDLCMNVLTESGLSDRRSITVSIAEFLKLLLAFNEAGIHFCNIAKPTHSGDKSGEPLSRPDMPSFLFEEDVEMDD, from the exons ATGTTTTTTTGGACTTTACCCTACAGGAGTAAAGTTTCAAGTGTTCTTGGACGGTTTCGCGGCGCTTTTCATAGAAATTGTGTACAAAGCGGTAATATCTGTACCAATACAGATTATTCATTTTTGTATAGTGTAAAATATAGTAAATATTCCCTTGAAAACGTAGTATATGACATAGATTCCACAGAGAAGAAATATTCTACCGCAACTTTAAGCCATAGACGACCTACATCTGAACAATTCTATAATCAACCTCGTTCGATATTGAGTTTTGACAGAAATCTATTGGTAGACATGGCAACTAGAAGACCAAGGCAACTCAACCGAGTTGAACCTTATCGTACGTGTCATGTTG GACCTAGAAAGACATCGGTTCATCCGGCTGCGGCGACAGCAGTTGCAAAAAGTAACAATTTAGAGACTAGAAACATGTCTACCGGAGGCGGAATGACGTTTATGAAAAAGTTTGGGCAGCACATGTTGAAGAATCCTGGTATTCTTGATAAAATTGTACAAGCGGCCGAGATTAGACCATCAGATACAGTGCTGGAAATTGGACCAG GAACTGGAAATCTTACGGTGCGTTTGGTACCACTGGCACGAAAAGTCATAGCGATTGATATCGATAGTCGTATGGTTGGTGAAGTGAAAAAGAGATGTATACAACTGGGATATAATAACCTAGAGGTGCTAGAAGGAGATGCCCTTAGGATGaagtttccaaaatttGATGTTTGTACCGCAAACTTGCCATATCAAATCTCAAGCCCATTTGTATTCAAACTCCTGTCCCATAGACCACTCTTCAG GTGTGCAGTCCTGATGTTTCAACGAGAGTTTGCCGAAAGGTTGTTGGCAAACACAAATGAGGAAAAATATGGTAGATTAGCCATTAATACAAGACTCTTTTGTGAGGTAACAAGGGTATGCAAAGTTGCTGCAGGTAGCTTTAACCCTCCGCCAAAGGTGGAAAGTATGATCGTAAAAATAGTACCTAGGGATCAGCCACTGGTAGTTGATTTTGGGGAGTGGGATGGACTGATTAGAGTTTGCTTTTCACGAAAGAGGAGGACACTTCGAAGCCTGTTCAAGAATCAGGCGGTACTCTCCATCTTGGAATGCAACTACAAAGCATGGTGTACGATTAATAAACAGATTCCAGAAGATATCCCATTTAAGGATCTGTGCATGAATGTTTTGACAGAGAGTGGATTGTCTGATAGAAGAAGTATAACTGTAAGCATCGCAGAGTTTCTTAAGCTCCTTCTGGCGTTCAATGAAGCAGGAATACACTTTTGTAACATTGCAAAACCAACACACTCGGGTGATAAAAGTGGCGAACCTCTTTCAC GTCCAGACATGCCAAGCTTTTTGTTTGAAGAAGATGTTGAAATGGATGATTAA